The genomic stretch GAATGACTTGTGTTCGGTGGTGGCAACCGCAACTGATGCCAGTACACCAACGTGAGCTTCTGACAACCTTGAGACCCTCCTCTTTTGATCCGTCTGCCTTGTGCTCTGGttcctttttctctctttttcgtTTAATGAACCTATGATTGGCTGAGGAGAGCATAGTTCTTTAGGTTGGTAGTAGATATAGCAGAATTAGTTGCATAAAAATTTAGTTTGTGTGGACTCTGTCAAGAACCCATTAGACCTCGTTGCTGAATTGCTCGATATATGTTCTGCAGCATGAGGTTGTCAAAATTAGTTGTTTACATTGTATCCCTGATTTATATGTGAGTGAAGAATGTTGATAGCTTTTAGCATGAAAAGTTGTACACATTTAGTCCTGATACAGATAACCAAAATGAATGGTTCTTACTTATTGTCGTACTAAATTCTATGTGTATGATGCTCAGATTTTAAAGGATCGTCCCAAGGGGTGATTAGGCGACAACCGGATGGCGACCAAGGAGAGTTTCCAAGATTGAAACGCGCGATCTTTCTTCTGATACATCCATTTTCTGCACCACTCCAACCACATGTATAGGTAGTTTGTTCTCGACTGATTAATATTCACTGATGTTTTCAATTTATTTTTAGTTGAACTGTAGTAGGATATCTCCAAAGCAGTAGTCTGAATTAGTGATTTTCATGTGTAGGTGAAGTTAGCTTTTGTAGATAGAAAATCCATGTAGTTTCCAGCTGTTGCTTTTTAATTTTCCTACAATCCCTGGTTCATGGTGACTACTAATGAAAGTTATGCAGCCATGCATGATCTGGATTTCATGTTGGTTACCCATCCAGACGTGTGGTTTAATTTTTCTACCTGTGTTTGGAGAACCGTTGTCTGCGATACTCTTGCTATTTAGTTCTAGATTGTGCATGCTTTATTTGTAACTGAATTTATGTCCCTTCATGCATCTATATTGTTTTACAAGCATTTCTTCCACAGTGCTTGTCCCTTTGATGCCTCCACCTGGTGTTAAAAATTGGTGGACCTAATTAGTGATTGAGCTTAAGGGGTAAGGGATTATAAAATAGCTGCAGAAAATTAGATAGCAGatcatttaccatgcaaaataaaTCTAATCTTGCAACCATGTGTATTTCTTTCCTAATGCACTGACAAAGTTCAACCTATTAAGTTCTTTTTTAAACTGAATTAATAATTTGCTTGGTCCTCCTTTCTCTCATATAATTAGATCGCTTCAGAAGTTAATACGTCTCTCACTTAGTAAAGGAAGATGATATCATGCCGCGCCAATGCAAGTGTATTTTACTACAGGAATAAATGAGACACTCTTCTTCTAAGAAAATAATAGATAAGACAATGATGCTTGTGCGTTCTTTTTACAGTCCAAGACCATTTTCAGTATAGTTAGTGGTTATTTTACTTTTGCTTGCTGGTCTTTCCATGCCATGGTGGGGTACTTTCGTTTTTGCTACACTGGAAAAGTAGCAGCATGGTTTCTACATGGTTGTTTACTTCAATATTCACACTATCCGACGCGATCCTGACACCATCCACCCTTTCTCCATTGTAGTTGTGTTCCCCTTTGGTGAATCTGCCTTGCTGATGTGCTATATGTCCCCCCTCCTTTTGGTGCTCAACTGGAGCTGCAAATGGAACAGCCAGGGTCGTTTTGGCTGATGATTTGTGTACCTTACTGTTTCTGGTTATGTAAATCCGCAGGGGCAATGAAAATGAGGCTGGCTCTTTCGAGTGACTTTGTGGTTTGTTTTTGCGCAGAGGCAGTGTGTGCTATATCCGGCATAAAGAGCCAATCATTTATATTTTGTGGGAACATTCCGTACTCCAGCTCATGGTACTCCAGTTTATCGCTCTCATGGTACTCCAGCTCATCGCTTTTTTTATAATCTGTATAGTTTGGTTAATCATGTTTCATATTTGTGATGTTGCATTTCTTGTTGCGCTGATTTTTTTTGGAAGCTGCGTACTGTATGTGCATCTGCATACTAGTGGTGATAGATATGTATTTTCCCGTCCTGTCGGTTTGGTGCAGGTAATAAACGATTGAGTGGTAGTTCGGCATGTCGAGGTACATTGCTGAGGACATTGTTGGTGCTATTGGCCTCAATTATGTCAGCGTTGTGTCTAGATAGTGTTTGTAGAGTATTATTTGTGATACCCGTTTGAATTGGACTTTGTTTGATTCGTACTAGCTATTTTGTAGTCACCTATTTTCTCATAGAAGTACCAATTGCTTCCGTAACTACCAATTCATGAAATGGCGTACTAAACCATGCATCTCACAGACCAAGCATTAGAAGCCGTATTAGAGAATGATTAAGACTGCTTATTTAACATATCCTCCACCGTCATAGTTTTCATTACAAGTTCAGAGTTCATAGACTAGCACCTGGCCTGCATACGGATATACCACGCATGCTATAGTTTGTTTCGGCTTGTACACGCCCTGTGAGTGTTGCCGCGAGCGGAGATGGTGAGCTATAATTCGAACCACAAGTGTATAACTTTGAAAAGTTGATATGGCCATTAAAAGGAAACTGCACTTCAACTTTATCAATACatctaaaatatttatattttttaagGGATGCAATGGTTTTTTATCTTTGAAAAGTAATACATAAGACTTGTTGTTTATCCGTATTCTGTTATTATCAGTGTTTTGTTTTCTGTACTAAGTATGATTTTGTCTTAATTGGTGTCCTGCAGATATCGTGGAGAAAAGGGGTATGTTCAGAACTTGACAGTCATGATGACCTTGGTTGGTTGCTTCAGAATCTATGCTACCATATTTGCTCACGAATTATTGTGAATACCAATTCTACATTGATCATTACCAAGTAGAACCAGAGACTAATGTCTCATAAAAACTGTATATGAGATTCTTAGGCTAATTTTGGGCCAGGTCTTATGCTTGGGCCATTTGGATATACAATATTTTATATTGTGTGGATCTTGATTTAGTATCTCCTTTTTCTAGAAACAATGCAGTCACTTTGCATATTTTGATTAGCCCTACTCTTtattaactactccctccgttcacttaTATAAAATCTTTTAGATTTTGTAGATTCACTCACTTTCATCCGGATGTCAGAGTGAATAAGGATCATTTATAGGTTAATACTCATAATTCTACTGCCAAACTTTTCTTTTAGGCTCTTGCTTTTTTTTCTAGCTTGGAATAATTATTTCCATTTTATTTACAGTAATGCTTTCTATTATGCTATGCTAATGGATTGCTTTGGTTTATGCATTGGATGCCATGCAGCACCAACCCAGTTCAGAAACATTTGGCCTCCGCTGCTTCTCACCTCGCCACCAGATGATGCCATGCAGCAATGCAGATTGTATTGGCGCTGGTTAGTTTCTTTACATTTCCTTGCTAATTTATTTTGAAATCAAATGTATCTGTGTTGCCTGTTCTTTACGCCTCATATAGTGTTTCATCTTGGGTACTGTTCTTACTGTAGCATGTACAAGGACATTTCAATACTTTATCCAGCATATTGATGTATCATAGTAAGAGGAAGACCATCTTGCTGTCCATATTTTAAGTGCTATCCATGGTGTAACCCTGGTCGACTGAAAATAAATGGTTTAGGGCCATCTTGCAGTCCCCAATGCTTTCTTTACAGAGGAACAATGGTTGTGTTCAATAAAATCACTAGACAGGTAAATACATTTACTAAGCATTTTTCTTCATTGTGCTTTCCTGTTTTGGATTGATCATGATGTTAATGATTTATGTGCTCCTACAGGAGGAATCTTTAGACTATGGAGAGGTACGGGTGCGAGCTTCGTGTTAGCTGTGATGGTATATTCACCTGACCATGGCTGGTATTCTGTTTTCTCTAATTTCTTATTCAATGACTTTATATCAGAGTTTTCCTTGCCTTACACATAGTTTCTGTTTTACCTCGGTGTATTTATCTTCATGTATCACTTCATCTGTCATAATATTGTATTTTTATACCTTCATGGCAAATAAATTTCTTGGGATGCTGATAATCAGAACGAACTTCCCATCTTCCTATGGAGTCCGACATGATTTCTCTTGGTAAAACGTAAGAGAAATAATAATAATTGGTTAGGTCATTGCCATATAAACAATATGGATCTGGACATAGGTTGCTCTTTACTGAAAAATGGATGGAATGCCTTTGTACTAGAAAAATTGAGTACATTGTAGCAGTAATGGTCTATCATACTGATGAGGTTCTCCAGGTGTTGGTCGAAACAGAATGTGATAAAATATGGTAATGCTAATTTGAGGTGTGTGTTTGTTGATCTTTCTATAGGTTTTAATGGAAATCTAAAATACCTTAaaataaaaagctcactgttactgGTTCATAACAAAATGTAGTTTAACTTGTTTCCTTGGATCCGTATTCAATGTGGATCAATATCATGGAGTGATAGGATTGTACATTCTGAAGTAGCTTGATTCATATCTCAGTACTTACAATCTATTGTGCAATCCGACAGAGGAATATTCTAATCGCAGTTGCCCTAAACTTAGTCCATATGCCCCTCTCATTGTAGTCTCTGCTGCACGGTCCTTGCCATGTATAGCTTGTTCCCCTATTGAGTTGGCAACAACACGTATGCAAGTCAGCATATTAACTTGTCTACAACCACCATTATTAGAAAAGAAAATGTATGTAATGCGGACATCTGATTGGTCTTCTTGGTATATTAAATCTCCTTTTCTTCTCAAAATTACTGTAATTTAGGTTTATATAGAATTTGCATGTATTAATCTTGCACCATTACCATTGCATACGAAGGACAAGTAGTTGTACAGTAAGAAAATATTGAACATCCAAACAGCAAAACCCTTGGCTCCAAATCAATCAGTAGGCCATTCTATACATAGAAATAAAACGCTACAAAGTAGGTCCTTTTGTGAGGTTAGTATGTGATGCTTTTAGTGTGTACTTCAGGATCTTCATGAAACATTAgagaaaatttagatgtatttccAGTTGTTAAAATCACATGGTTCATTCCTTACGTAATTTTCTATTGCAGATTTCATTTGCTTCCCTTATCGAGTGAGTATTCCTTAACCAATGGTAGTTCACAGCTAAGTGACTTGACATGTAGAAGAACTATGAGAGCAGGCATGGAAACTTGTGCGGGCTGCAGAGCAGGTCCGCCGATCTCTCACCGTTGCTGCCGTGGGAAAGGGAGAGCACGAGAAGTGGCGACGTCCACTGAAAAAAGAGCACCGGCAAGTCCCTCCACCCCCACTCCGACAGGTTCCTCTGCCCCGCTTTGACAGACTCCACTTTGCTATGACGTTGTCGTCTGGTCCAGTGGCAGCATGGCCGGAGACGTTGCCCTCTAGCAATGGCAACTAGCTCCAGGCTTCTCTCTGTAGTCGGACACAGCCAGGTACCATGCTTGTGGATAGTTACTACTTAGGTGGAGGAATTAATCaattgagagagagagatataGAGATACTTGGCTGCACTGTTAGAGCAAGAACCTCTGCTTCCTAATCAGCTGATTTTTGCATTCTACCGGCGGCGCTGCTCATGTCTGTTCATTGTCCGTGCTCACAGGTACGTACTGGATGTTAATGTGGAGAGGGTGGAGGACATGGGACACATATCGTTAAATATCGTAGCTGCAAACAAACATTTGCTTAATCTGAATCTTTTTAAGGCTTTTTCAATAACATATTTCATATGATAATTAAAATCGTTTCAATCTGTTCCGTCTGTAGCCTACCGAATTTCGAAGTTGAAGATTTCAGTGTTCAAAGATCATCTCTCTTTATGCATCAGCGATTTGTAAGTTGAAGATTTCAGTGTTCAAAGATCATCTATCTTTATGCATCAGCGATTTGTACGATTGTATCACAAGGTAGAGTGGCAAACACAGAGAGAGAAGGAAGTCTGATTCGATTTTGTTTTAGTTAATTACAGTTTCTATTTCTTGGTTAGGCTGGTTAGGTCCTGGATGGAAAGGCGAAGAATTCGATGGAGGACACAAAGAACGAGGATGAGCTTCACGATTTAGGCAGCTTTTTATGTTAATTGCACCGAGTAAAAACTAAGAATGTATTATCATATTGCAGCTATTTTTATCACCATTATATGAAATAACATTGACATGAGCTCCacagggtcgtgcgccaaggcacatctaaatctagttactTGTTATTCTGGAGACAACAGTAGGTCCATCTTGTACATTACCACTGGTAGTAGCAACAACATCCCTTTTCTTCTTGCTCAGGTTAATTCCTCTTCCTCTACCTCTGGTGTTGCTTTGTTGTTGAGCTGTTGGTGCAGACCTTGTTTGTGCCCTGGTTGCAGTACTCCTCCCTCTTCATCTTCCCATCAGATTGCCTCTAGTTGTAGCAGTTGTTACTCTCTGTCTTGCTTGTGGAATGCTATCTCGAGCAGAGACGATGAAGGCATTTTCTGGAAGAGGACCAAGAACTCTTACAATTGGCACATTATTCATGTCCTGCAAACAAATAGAAATTCACATCTCTGGTTGGAtctatgcaaacaaatgaagacatTCTATCTGAACAACATTCTCTGGACTAGCTAcaacatgaaaatagaaaatggacAAACCTCTTGCGCCATGTTGTACACCATGCTATTCACATCTCTGGTTGGATCTAGTGAAGGATTCTGAGTGTGTGGGTAAACATGCTGCAGCCCAATGCAAATAAGTTAGTCATAACTGTTATATTGCAAGCCTAGGTAAATATAAGAAATGCCAAACTTTAGGCTGCGATTGTACCCAATGCAAATAATTAGTCATGTACCTGAAGAATGTAAGGAATGTCCTCTTCCTCATTTTCTCTTGCACTATTTTGCTGAATCTCTCGAGGCTGCGATTGTACCcattatttttgaaaatatagtttcaagcatTGACAAGAAAGGCATTTCCCTAGCATCGAGAATGTAACTGAAGCAAACAATAACAGAAAGCTCATAAGTGATAAGAGAAATGAACGACCGAATGCTAATGAAGCAAATAAATGTCAAGCAACAAAGGTAATGTACCTGTTGAACACTTCAGAGTGGTTGTTCAACAACATATCACACTTAGGAAATTCAGAGAAAAAAGCCTTAATCCATGTTTTTGGATCAAGCTGCTCAATCCATGCATAAGCAGCCTCACTGTCCACCTTGAGTTTCTCCATATTTTTTGCATACTTTGGAACACAAGTTGACCTGGCAATGGCCCACAGGTCATTTTTTAATGTTTCGCCTTTATGCCCTGCAGACTTGAAGTTTTGGAGCATATGTCTTACGCAGAATCTGTGTTCAGAATCTGGGAATACCTTTTGGGCAGCATTTATGAGACCCTGTATAGTTCGAAAATAAAAACACAATTACAATGATGAATTTGTGAGATAAAGTTTGCTATTTGAGCATCACAAAAAGAGTGAGAAATTACCTTTTGTTTATCACTCATTATGGTCCATGGAGATGTATTTGTGATATTCAAGTCGTCTTTCAGGTTTTGAAGAAACCACTCCCAGCTGCTTGTACATTCAACCTCTACTAAACCGAAGGCAACTGGAAAGATGCAGTCGTTTGGGTCGATTCCAACAGCTGTCAACAGAACTCCTTTGTACCTAGTTTTAATATGACACCCATCTAAGCAAATCAGTGGCCTGCATCCAGCTAGGAACCCCCTTTTGCAAGCATCGTAGCTCCAATAGACAGTTGCCAAATGCTCTCTATGATCCGCACTTCCAGGATCATTCACTGAATTTGTGGTGAGAAAGAACTTAGAACCCGAGTTGCTCCTTCTCAGCTCTTGCCCATAATCCAACAGCTGGTTGAACTGTCCTATTTCATCTCCATGGATCTGTAGAAGTGCTGCTTTCCTTGCTCTGCTTAGCTTAAACCTGGTTGGGCACATATTAAATTCCCTATGAACCTTTGCTGCAAAACTCTGCAGTCCTAGCTTCTGGTTATCTCTGAACTCATGCATGAATGTTTCTTGAAGTATTTTTGCAGTGAGAGCTTCGAGTGGCCACACACCTTCACAGTCATGTTTTGCTGAATATGCTGTAATACAGAAGCCACCTTGTCTTGTGTCTGCTGATGCTTTGAGCATCCATGGACAACCATCTGAACATATAGCATTTAGTCTTGTTTTATCATTCTTCACCTTTCTGATAGGGACTCTATTTC from Lolium rigidum isolate FL_2022 chromosome 4, APGP_CSIRO_Lrig_0.1, whole genome shotgun sequence encodes the following:
- the LOC124647375 gene encoding uncharacterized protein LOC124647375 (The sequence of the model RefSeq protein was modified relative to this genomic sequence to represent the inferred CDS: added 840 bases not found in genome assembly): MPAVMREREWREDPPDYVFYGAEESDFFSVEVVHNGLFCSLRDNLQYVSCSSTVFDYCSAETWSCLWIDEILTRLGYVRDGKLHVYWCYPGKDITDGLVPVECDADCVEMIKASRTVKILALFVDHTNFLRNIRDDVILHGVPDLPLVISPIKLPRRFDTAASPSSSSDVLFADKGKSPEFVPEEVQLDDSDSEQDSDFYDSDYNVEEGDDDLFSENIDTSLNDYNEKELCDERENEVALDDEDLNLGNEERQHLKNKFKPFDPEIDMANPTFKVGMTFSGVEELRKALAAYSIRNRVPIRKVKNDKTRLNAICSDGCPWMLKASADTRQGGFCITAYSAKHDCEGVWPLEALTAKILQETFMHEFRDNQKLGLQSFAAKVHREFNMCPTRFKLSRARKAALLQIHGDEIGQFNQLLDYGQELRRSNSGSKFFLTTNSVNDPGSADHREHLATVYWSYDACKRGFLAGCRPLICLDGCHIKTRYKGVLLTAVGIDPNDCIFPVAFGLVEVECTSSWEWFLQNLKDDLNITNTSPWTIMSDKQKGLINAAQKVFPDSEHRFCVRHMLQNFKSAGHKGETLKNDLWAIARSTCVPKYAKNMEKLKVDSEAAYAWIEQLDPKTWIKAFFSEFPKCDMLLNNHSEVFNSYILDAREMPFLSMLETIFSKIMGTIHVYPHTQNPSLDPTRDVNSMVYNMAQEDMNNVPIVRVLGPLPENAFIVSARDSIPQARQRVTTATTRGNLMGR